The Fibrobacter sp. UWB5 genome has a window encoding:
- a CDS encoding Ig-like domain-containing protein, whose translation MMKKMISWMGVMGALVSSAYAASATVWSAEDGNGTVPPVGAWYKYPTKTTNGATATFVTDSIHGYKTLKASVSATNESSAAGMGFAWAKNEGEISLAAYKGVCLTYSATSQFRLEFKQSTISDYDYYGVVLNKSTAQKSVFIDFADLTQEGWGDAADFDLTAQQALQFAYKQSLAAETGNSTTNTIAISAVSLGNSCGGHAPELIATETEKDLNEGDTLKLDLSKVFADEDEDIVSYSVSIVSEKAGAVKLADSLYAKTGSVKLVTGANPSGSATVTVIAVDATKKSAGYVLTVTPVDRENAPVAVNDSYTTKEETKLVKSTLSLGVMLNDYDPDDDDFVPQLVSTTEHGELDFNEKTGGFTYTPAKDFFGADSFTYQLVESKADDPLTSNVAVVKIEVTNVNDPLTIAIVDSTISFGEAEYKLGDTLVVQEDFEPTTVIIPVANVAFVDPDFVGEAEAKVNVKSSGVIKVQYNKMGSNHLIDLLPIDNADGVSKVTMFAVDGKDTASVSFFVMVTPVADPPVALDDAYSVSAGTVAKIAAAEGVLKNDKNPDNAKSKLTAVLKDNAAAGKVTLAADGSFTYESTEAAEQDVFTYVVVNEEGDSSELAAVVLTIVQPPVFIEDSLPSITKRFANLKEEFSTKQIRILDLQDWFTDEKDKGKLTFTARSEDSLLNPVVNTTTKYFVLASVKNACGETNFILTAKNSRGGSVDVAIPVSIECVNDKPVLEKLLDTLYIGAGVWKDTIDLNDFVTDPDGDTLVFTITESKALAEKLSWEQEGNLFIAESKDSLAKGTVIKFDVKAADASTYVKYTLVLIADEAPKASIKLTIAAAPKMNWQSAILANRGAVALFDMQGRVMWKAKLPVSEADVRNAAAQVQGRKILQVNKQSWTIK comes from the coding sequence ATGATGAAAAAAATGATTTCGTGGATGGGCGTGATGGGCGCCTTGGTAAGTTCTGCCTACGCAGCGTCGGCGACTGTTTGGTCCGCTGAAGATGGCAATGGTACGGTTCCTCCTGTAGGAGCCTGGTACAAATATCCGACTAAGACTACAAACGGGGCTACAGCCACGTTCGTGACGGATTCCATACACGGTTACAAGACGTTAAAGGCTTCTGTCAGCGCAACGAACGAAAGCAGTGCTGCCGGCATGGGCTTTGCTTGGGCCAAGAACGAGGGCGAAATTTCGCTCGCTGCTTATAAGGGTGTTTGCCTGACCTATTCTGCAACGTCTCAGTTCAGGCTCGAATTCAAGCAGTCGACTATTTCTGACTATGACTATTACGGTGTTGTCCTGAACAAGTCTACCGCCCAGAAGTCCGTCTTTATTGACTTTGCTGACTTGACACAGGAAGGTTGGGGCGATGCGGCTGATTTTGATTTGACTGCACAGCAGGCTCTCCAGTTCGCGTACAAGCAGTCTCTCGCTGCAGAAACCGGTAACTCGACAACGAATACCATTGCCATTTCGGCAGTGTCCCTCGGTAACTCTTGCGGCGGTCACGCTCCTGAATTAATCGCCACGGAGACAGAAAAGGACTTGAACGAAGGCGACACCTTGAAACTTGACCTCTCCAAGGTGTTTGCTGACGAAGATGAAGACATTGTTTCTTACTCCGTGTCGATCGTTTCTGAAAAAGCGGGCGCTGTTAAACTTGCCGATTCGCTTTACGCCAAAACGGGTTCTGTGAAGCTTGTTACGGGAGCAAACCCTTCGGGCTCTGCGACGGTGACGGTTATTGCGGTTGATGCGACTAAAAAGTCTGCCGGGTATGTACTGACGGTGACTCCGGTTGACCGTGAAAATGCGCCGGTTGCCGTGAATGACAGCTACACGACTAAGGAAGAAACCAAGTTGGTGAAGTCGACGCTGTCTCTCGGAGTCATGCTCAATGACTATGATCCGGACGATGATGACTTTGTTCCGCAGCTTGTTTCTACGACTGAACATGGTGAACTGGATTTTAACGAAAAGACGGGTGGCTTTACCTATACGCCGGCAAAGGACTTCTTTGGTGCCGATTCCTTTACTTACCAGTTGGTCGAATCCAAGGCTGATGACCCGCTGACTAGCAATGTTGCTGTAGTAAAGATTGAAGTGACCAATGTGAATGACCCGCTCACTATAGCAATAGTTGATTCAACGATTTCTTTCGGAGAAGCTGAATATAAGCTTGGTGATACCCTTGTGGTTCAAGAGGACTTTGAACCGACGACGGTCATTATCCCGGTTGCAAACGTTGCCTTTGTTGACCCTGATTTTGTTGGCGAAGCTGAGGCTAAAGTCAACGTGAAGTCTAGTGGTGTTATTAAGGTTCAGTACAACAAGATGGGTTCGAACCATTTGATTGACCTGTTGCCGATTGACAATGCGGATGGTGTTTCCAAGGTGACGATGTTTGCTGTTGACGGCAAGGATACGGCGTCTGTCTCGTTCTTTGTGATGGTGACTCCGGTTGCGGATCCGCCGGTTGCTCTTGATGACGCCTATAGCGTAAGCGCTGGCACTGTAGCGAAGATTGCTGCTGCCGAAGGTGTGCTCAAGAATGACAAGAACCCCGATAACGCGAAGTCCAAGCTTACGGCTGTTCTGAAGGACAATGCGGCCGCTGGCAAGGTTACGCTTGCCGCAGACGGTTCGTTCACTTATGAATCTACCGAAGCTGCCGAACAAGATGTGTTCACCTACGTTGTCGTTAACGAAGAGGGCGATTCCTCTGAATTGGCCGCTGTGGTACTCACGATTGTACAGCCGCCTGTATTTATTGAAGATTCTCTGCCGTCGATTACCAAGCGTTTTGCAAACCTGAAGGAAGAATTCTCTACGAAACAGATTCGAATTCTCGATTTGCAGGACTGGTTCACGGATGAAAAGGATAAGGGCAAGTTGACCTTTACGGCTCGTTCCGAAGACAGCCTGCTGAACCCGGTGGTGAACACGACGACGAAGTACTTTGTGCTGGCCTCCGTGAAGAACGCCTGTGGTGAAACGAACTTTATCTTGACGGCCAAGAACTCTCGCGGCGGCTCCGTTGACGTTGCAATTCCGGTCTCGATCGAATGCGTGAACGACAAGCCTGTGCTTGAAAAGCTGCTGGATACCCTGTACATTGGCGCAGGCGTCTGGAAAGATACCATAGACTTGAATGACTTCGTGACCGATCCGGATGGCGACACCTTGGTCTTCACGATTACGGAATCCAAGGCTTTGGCAGAAAAACTGAGCTGGGAACAGGAAGGCAATCTGTTCATTGCCGAAAGCAAGGATAGCCTTGCCAAGGGTACGGTAATCAAGTTCGACGTGAAGGCTGCAGATGCTTCCACTTACGTGAAGTACACGCTGGTGCTGATTGCCGACGAAGCTCCGAAGGCCTCTATCAAGCTGACGATTGCCGCTGCTCCGAAGATGAACTGGCAGAGCGCAATCCTCGCAAACCGCGGCGCCGTGGCGCTGTTCGATATGCAGGGCCGCGTGATGTGGAAGGCCAAGCTTCCGGTCAGCGAAGCGGACGTGCGTAACGCTGCCGCTCAGGTGCAGGGCAGAAAGATCCTGCAAGTGAACAAGCAGAGTTGGACAATCAAATAG
- a CDS encoding acetate/propionate family kinase: MRVLVLNCGSSSVKFAVIDTQTKESISSGLVENIGVNGHVKAKGPEGNIDFNFDCPTHAEAVAEVQKFLAEQKLTDTIEAIGHRVVHGGKYVKSERVTQEVIDYIRSITLFAPLHEPAHATGMECATKFFPGLPQVAVFDTAFHQTMPRKAYLYGIPYKFYEEDKIRRYGAHGTSHRFVTGEAAKILGKKPEDCCFITAHLGNGSSCSAILNGQCVDTTMGFTPLEGLIMGTRSGSLDPAILFFISKKYGYDIDRLDKLVNKESGLLGLSGLSNDMRTLTQAASEGHVGAQIALETFAYRLTREIGGIAMALPRIDALVFTGGIGENSKLVRKMAMDNLKILGYQIDEARNEKNGKESGHIISKDGTPTAMVVATNEELLIALDTEALVK, translated from the coding sequence ATGCGCGTACTCGTTCTTAATTGCGGCAGCTCCTCGGTCAAGTTCGCCGTTATCGACACCCAGACCAAAGAATCCATCTCTAGCGGCCTCGTCGAAAACATCGGCGTGAATGGCCACGTCAAGGCCAAGGGCCCCGAAGGCAACATCGACTTCAATTTCGATTGCCCGACTCATGCCGAAGCAGTTGCCGAAGTGCAGAAGTTCCTCGCCGAACAGAAGCTCACCGACACCATCGAAGCCATCGGCCACCGCGTGGTGCACGGCGGCAAGTACGTCAAGAGCGAGCGCGTCACGCAGGAAGTCATTGACTACATCCGCAGCATCACGCTGTTCGCCCCGCTCCACGAACCCGCACACGCCACCGGCATGGAATGCGCCACCAAGTTCTTCCCGGGCCTCCCGCAGGTCGCCGTGTTCGACACCGCCTTCCACCAGACCATGCCGCGCAAGGCCTACCTCTACGGCATCCCCTACAAGTTCTACGAAGAAGACAAAATCCGCCGCTACGGCGCCCATGGCACAAGCCACCGCTTCGTGACCGGCGAAGCCGCCAAGATCTTGGGCAAGAAGCCGGAAGACTGCTGCTTCATTACCGCTCACCTCGGTAACGGTTCCAGTTGCTCCGCCATTTTGAACGGCCAGTGCGTAGACACCACCATGGGATTCACCCCGCTGGAAGGCCTTATCATGGGTACCCGTTCCGGCAGCCTCGACCCGGCAATTCTCTTCTTCATCAGCAAGAAGTACGGCTACGATATCGACCGCCTCGACAAGCTCGTGAACAAGGAATCGGGCCTTCTCGGTCTCTCCGGTCTTTCTAACGACATGCGTACTTTGACGCAGGCCGCAAGCGAAGGCCACGTCGGCGCACAGATCGCTCTCGAAACGTTCGCCTACAGGCTTACCCGCGAAATCGGCGGCATCGCCATGGCACTCCCGCGCATCGACGCACTGGTGTTCACCGGCGGTATCGGCGAGAACAGCAAGCTTGTCCGCAAGATGGCCATGGACAACCTCAAGATTCTCGGCTACCAGATTGACGAAGCCCGCAACGAAAAGAACGGCAAGGAATCCGGCCACATCATCAGTAAGGACGGCACGCCGACCGCGATGGTCGTCGCCACCAACGAAGAACTGCTGATTGCGCTGGATACAGAAGCACTCGTAAAGTAG